Part of the Flavobacterium alkalisoli genome is shown below.
AAAAGAGGTTTGGTAAAACTGTACTTCGCTCCCGGTTGAAACGGCATCCCAACTCAGTAGGGCGCTGTTAGACGTGATTTCTGTTACTGCTGCATTGGCAGGTGCATTACATTGTGCATTTGTAAATACTCCAAGCAACAAAAAAGGAATCAAAAGAATAATTTTTTTCATGATCAATTTTTGTAATAGTTAATAGTTTGTAGTTTGAAATTTCCCCGACACCTAAAAAGTGTGACAGAAAAACCAGGTACAACATTAACGAAAAATCAATCTTTTTTTAGTTAACTTATTGATATTGTGTTGTGTAAAAAAGCGACAATGGTATTGACAAAAAGTGACAGATTGTTTTTATATTGTTGATAATGTGTTTGTTATGTTAATTTATCGATATCTTTTTTTATTATTACCGAAAACGTTTTCTAATTTTAAATAAAAAGCATAAATATATATTTTTGTGTAATAAAATGACAGAAAATAAAGTTCTTGCATGCTGTTTTTTGTTAAAAAAACAGAAAAATAAAAAAGAGCTTAATTTCTTAAGCTCTTTTTATAAGGTTTTTGTTATTAAAAATCTGTTGAACGGCTCAGGCTCTCCCATTCCTTTATTTCCTGACTAAGCTGTTCTATTTTAGCTTGTGCCATACTTACTGAGTCACTTCCAAGGTATAAGTATAAAGGAGGGGTTTCAGCCTCAGATGCTTTAATCATTGCTGTCACACCTTTAACCGGGTCGCCTTGCTGGTTACCGTTTATGGTGTTTTGATGCATTGCCTGAGAGTCTCTGGTAGATTTGTACTCTTCCATTGGGTTTTGGGTAATTGCAAGAGAGTCTGAATTTAGGAAATTTGTCCTGAAATAACCGGGTAATACCAATGTTACATTTACATTGAAGGCTTTAGCCTCTGCAGCAAGCGCCTCGGTAAAACCAGCCATTGCAAATTTTGTAGCGCAGTATATACCAAACCCCGGGAAGTTACCTACAAAACCGCCAATAGACGAAATGTTGAATATGTGTCCTGACTGTTGTTTTCGCAGGTAAGGCATTACTTTACGTATTATGTTAAGCGTGCCAAAAACATTTACTTCAAAGTTTTGGCGTGCTTCTGCGTCGGTTAGTTCTTCCAGGCTGCCCAGTAAGCCATATCCGGCATTG
Proteins encoded:
- a CDS encoding SDR family NAD(P)-dependent oxidoreductase; its protein translation is MDTKKVWFITGASKGLGLEFVKQLLEKGNYVAATSRSIAQLETAAGKHDNFLPLEVNLSSEESVEKAINATIEKFGHIDNVVNNAGYGLLGSLEELTDAEARQNFEVNVFGTLNIIRKVMPYLRKQQSGHIFNISSIGGFVGNFPGFGIYCATKFAMAGFTEALAAEAKAFNVNVTLVLPGYFRTNFLNSDSLAITQNPMEEYKSTRDSQAMHQNTINGNQQGDPVKGVTAMIKASEAETPPLYLYLGSDSVSMAQAKIEQLSQEIKEWESLSRSTDF